GCCAAGAAGGCGATCGAGAAAGGCGCGGATGGCCTGATCGCCGTGGCGGCGGGCGCAGGCGGTCATGCGGGCACAACGTCGCCGTTTGCGCTGATCCACGAAATTCGCGAATGGTTCGATGGCCCGTTGCTGCTGTCGGGCGCCATCGCCAACGGCAACGCCATCCTGGCGGCGCTGGCAGCCGGCGCTGATCTGGCCTATGTCGGCTCCGCGTTCATCGCCACCGAAGAAGCGAATGCGATCGAGGGCTACAAGCAAGCGATCGTGGAAAGCACCGCCAGCGATATCGTCTACACGAACCTGTTCACCGGCGTGCACGGCAACTACCTGCGCAAGAGCATCGAAGGCGCCGGCCTGGACCCGGACGCGCTGCCGGAATCGGACCCGAGCAAGATGAACTTCGGCTCGGGCGGCGGCGCAAAGGCCAAGGCGTGGAAAGACATCTGGGGCGCCGGCCAGGGCGTTGGCGCGGTCAAGCGCGTGGTGCCGGCGGCGGAACTCGTCAAGCGCTTTGCCGAGGAGTTCGAGGTGGCACGCCGGCGCCTGAACAACATCGAAGCGCTGCGCACCGCGGCCGATAGTAGGGCGACGGCTTAAGGCTTAAGCGGTCACTGAGGCTGGCTCCAGCAACGGCAGCACATCGTCTGCCCACGCGAGCCAGCCTTCTTCGTAAACGATGCCGCGCTGAAGCACCGCGTGCTGCAGCTGCTGCGCACGCGTGAGATCAGCCCGGGCAAAATCGCGCTGTTCGATCTCGCGGAACGTATTCAGCCGCGTGCGGTGCTGCTCGATCAGGCGCTGCATCTCTTCCGCAAAACCGAGCGGGCCGATCACTGCGTCGGCGCGCAGCTTCACCAGCACTTCTTCGCGGTTGTCCGACGACACGGTCGGCTCCAGCACCCAGCGCGCGAGTTCGTCGCGGCCCGGCGGCAGCACGGTGTAGGTCTTCTTGCGGCTGTCTTCCTCTTCCTCCACGCTCACCCAGCCGGCTTCGGCCATGCGCCCGAGTTCGCGGTAGATCTGCTGATGCGTGGCGCTCCAGAAATAACCCATCGACTTGTCAAAGCGTCGGGCAAGCTCGTAGCCCGACGAGGGCTTTTCCAGCAGGGATGTCAGCAGCGCGTGTTGGATGGACATGATGGGATTTTTTATATAAGCCGTTGATTCTAAATGCAGAATACCCGCTGCGTGGAAGATTTTTTCCCACGGAATCAAGGTGTTTCTTGGCAATACCATCGATGATTGCCACGAACTTGTTCAACGGCATCGGGCTCGTTCAGGGCTCCCGCAACGAAGATTGAGCTATGCGAGTTGCCGAGCTAATGCCGATTAGCGAAACCCGGAGCATGAGCCTTTGATGAGTTGCGAGAAGTTCTATGTCATCACCGGCGCTTCTGGTGCTGGCAAGTCGACTCTTTTGAACGCGCTGGGCGAACGGGGCATTTCAGTCATGCCCGAGGCCGCGCTCTCAATCGTTCAGGAACAGGAAAGCTCCGATGGAACGCGCCTTCCGGGCACCGACCTGCAGGCGTTCATGAACGCAGTGATGGAGCGAAACATCAGGGCGTGTGAGGCGGCGAAGTCCCTGCCACCACCGGTGTTCTTTGATCGCGGCATGCCGGAACGCATAGCGCACATGAAGCGACTAAGCCTCGACAGAAATCCCGCATACGTTGAGGCATCGCAAGCGCGACGCTATGCAAACACCGTGTTCGTGGCGGAGCCTTGGCCAGAGATTTACGTTTGCGATCAATGGCGACGTGCGCCATTTGCGCGCGCTGCTCGCTCGTTCGAGCCGACCGTGCTGGCCTACGTGGACGAGGGCTACACAACATGCGTACTTCCCAAGGTATCGGTAGAACGGCGCGTTGCATTCATTCTTGCTCACGTGCGCCGGCTCAGAGCGGGCGAGGCTGCATGAAAACGCGTGTCGAATGTCCGTACAAAAAGCTCGACCCTCCAGCGACGACGGAACGGTAGAGCGGCCCCTGACACCGGAATATTTTCGCGGCTCACACAGCCGCACACCGTTTCTGTCGTATTCGGGCGGTCCGGGAAGATCGCGATCAGGCGCTCGCCATGGAAAACGGCTCCTACAATCCAGTCAACCCCAAGGCCCCGCTCAAGGGCAAGGCGGCAGAAGAGCAGAACAAGATGAACTCCATCCTGAAGACGGCCGTTGCGCTGGACTGGGACGTGATCAACGCCGAGCGCCCCGAGTGGAGCAAGCGCTGGAACCGCATCGTCGAGCGTTGAGCCTTACGCACCACCGCATCGCAACAGTTTTTCGATTGAACACGAGAGAAGAGCAAGGATTCACGCCATGTCAGATTCCCGAACACGATTGCAGACCGTACTGAAGTCCCTCGGCCTGGACCT
Above is a genomic segment from Ralstonia pickettii containing:
- a CDS encoding NAD(P)H-dependent flavin oxidoreductase, coding for MSLPPILQNRLSVPVVGSPLFIISNPDLVIAQCKAGVVGSFPALNARPAELLETWLQRITTELAEYDAQHPDKPSAPFAVNQIVHKSNDRLEHDLELCVKYKVPIVITSLGAREDVNQAVHSYGGIVLHDVINNKFAKKAIEKGADGLIAVAAGAGGHAGTTSPFALIHEIREWFDGPLLLSGAIANGNAILAALAAGADLAYVGSAFIATEEANAIEGYKQAIVESTASDIVYTNLFTGVHGNYLRKSIEGAGLDPDALPESDPSKMNFGSGGGAKAKAWKDIWGAGQGVGAVKRVVPAAELVKRFAEEFEVARRRLNNIEALRTAADSRATA
- a CDS encoding PadR family transcriptional regulator translates to MSIQHALLTSLLEKPSSGYELARRFDKSMGYFWSATHQQIYRELGRMAEAGWVSVEEEEDSRKKTYTVLPPGRDELARWVLEPTVSSDNREEVLVKLRADAVIGPLGFAEEMQRLIEQHRTRLNTFREIEQRDFARADLTRAQQLQHAVLQRGIVYEEGWLAWADDVLPLLEPASVTA
- a CDS encoding AAA family ATPase → MSCEKFYVITGASGAGKSTLLNALGERGISVMPEAALSIVQEQESSDGTRLPGTDLQAFMNAVMERNIRACEAAKSLPPPVFFDRGMPERIAHMKRLSLDRNPAYVEASQARRYANTVFVAEPWPEIYVCDQWRRAPFARAARSFEPTVLAYVDEGYTTCVLPKVSVERRVAFILAHVRRLRAGEAA